A single genomic interval of Oncorhynchus mykiss isolate Arlee chromosome 13, USDA_OmykA_1.1, whole genome shotgun sequence harbors:
- the fam161a gene encoding protein FAM161A: MANAHRANVLVTSCLKTPVDPHTKAPLALYERQRALPCSPAAGRIDNRDYEKELQYDDSGSEYGDGDAPGKGSPLIIKDYRVTGDHIDLREFYFSNEEYYRKLEELKRAHLRTMAELEGMYRKKLELKSTPPSENVQGALAHRSYLKISPMPVRRLRKAHSALELRRGSGLSDTSDEEGTVDNNVEKGLQSSPKEHIKNMWQDFKLSPRKCHLSTSSHQSLIGDNKNGIKGKDRKQGRKDVEHETWKPKVTVPKPFHMTLRENQKHQKGVKTRSEIELENTALRKQLEELTECQHKFRASSVPAHVRLPLYEELQERDEARRAMREREQQRLCSTQQPFSFLERERLKREQREEQLRNLQPNSKERVQPFRAKPVPKAVYEAASGEQLKEEQLYRAIKMQMRAQELLNSASMPPSMLARHLSERKWAKDEASGDTAGFEDDNSASYRPKINTEVPDFDASYRRFKKQLESRRDVKPLTTCEPFQLRTSQIPSHRERILADIEKEQMSPRAKRWPYISITGHVRSHNSSLCSSLSGSLEQLPAKVTDASKKRQEAVRKVLEQRKKAEEEEARWSERQKQREKKLAKVVSKRAQANDTHVPLSQTNQSKLKQFRKQDFQRRKEYREEMREIQERVKGRPLLLEQVAQMNAKHAAEKHYTDTLRGCGVSEDFVSGKVPKSQRPGGQDSACRTSFSSDSKQSDKDETDTPAIYNTVFQDDYPDNYEDSFADQELEGEQEAEKDELKYMKEEDEGHDEVGREREDIGRYSDDCDYSDDHYSDDDDHYSDANEHYLPLDDEKNEGSDIIKRPKSTESSPSYRSGQYSRNSQKSESDRENTAIADKKNDEDD, translated from the exons ATGGCGAATGCCCATCGCGCCAACGTCCTGGTTACCTCCTGTTTGAAAACGCCGGTAGACCCACATACCAAGGCTCCGTTGGCGTTGTATGAAAGGCAGCGAGCCCTTCCATGTTCGCCAGCAGCTGGTCGTATTGACAATCGAGACTACGAAAAAGAG CTGCAGTATGACGACTCGGGGTCTGAGTACGGTGATGGGGATGCCCCCGGGAAGGGCAGCCCCCTGATTATCAAAGACTACCGAGTGACAGGGGATCACATCGACTTGCGTGAGTTCTACTTCTCCAACGAGGAGTACTATCGTAAACTGGAGGAGCTGAAGAGGGCCCACCTTCGCACCATGGCCGAGCTAGAGGGCATGTACCGCAAGAAGCTGGAGCTCAAAAGCACACCACCCTCAGAAAATGTGCAGGGGGCACTGGCACACAG GTCGTACTTGAAGATCAGCCCCATGCCTGTGAGGCGTCTGAGGAAGGCCCACTCTGCTCTGGAGCTGAGGAGGGGCTCTGGGCTGTCGGACACATCTGACGAGGAAGGTACTGTCGACAACAATGTGGAGAAGGGTCTGCAGTCCTCCCCCAAAGAGCACATCAAGAACATGTGGCAGGACTTCAAGCTGTCACCTCGCAAGTGTCACCTGTCCACATCCTCCCACCAGAGCCTCATTGGGGACAACAAGAACGGCATCAAGGGTAAAGACCGGAAGCAAGGGCGAAAAGATGTCGAACACGAGACTTGGAAACCCAAAGTGACCGTCCCCAAGCCGTTCCACATGACGCTGCGGGAGAACCAGAAGCACCAGAAAGGTGTGAAGACACGGTCAGAGATTGAGCTGGAGAACACGGCCCTACGGAAGCAGCTGGAGGAGCTGACAGAGTGCCAGCACAAGTTCCGTGCCAGCTCCGTACCCGCCCACGTGCGCCTGCCCCTGTATGAGGAGCTCCAAGAACGCGACGAGGCACGGCGGGCCATGCGTGAGCGGGAGCAGCAGCGTCTGTGCTCCACCCAGCAGCCCTTCAGTTTCCTGGAGCGCGAACGTCTcaagagggagcagagagaggagcagctcCGCAACCTCCAGCCAAACAGCAAGGAGAGAGTCCAACCATTTAGGGCCAAGCCAGTGCCCAAGGCAGTGTATGAGGCGGCGTCGGGTGAGCAACTGAAGGAGGAGCAGCTGTACCGCGCCATCAAGATGCAGATGAGGGCCCAGGAGTTGCTCAACAGCGCCTCCATGCCACCCAGCATGCTTGCACGCCACCTTAGCGAAAGGAAGTGGGCCAAGGATGAAGCCAGTGGGGACACCGCTGGATTTGAGGATGACAACAGTGCCTCTTACAGGCCTAAGATAAATACGGAGGTGCCCGACTTCGACGCCAGCTACAGGAGGTTCAAGAAGCAGCTGGAGAGCCGGCGTGACGTGAAACCTTTGACGACGTGCGAGCCGTTCCAGCTCCGGACGTCACAGATCCCCTCGCACCGCGAACGCATCCTGGCCGACATCGAGAAGGAGCAGATGAGTCCGCGGGCCAAGCGCTGGCCTTACATCAGCATAACTGGGCATGTCCGTTCACACAACTCTAGCCTCTGCTCCTCCCTCTCAGGCAGTCTGGAACAGCTGCCTGCCAAAGTCACCGATGCCAGCAAAAAACGGCAAGAGGCCGTAAG AAAGGTACTTGAGCAGAGAAAGaaggcagaggaagaggaagcgagatggagtgagaggcagaagcagagagagaagaagcttGCGAAGGTGGTTTCGAAGCGCGCCCAGGCCAACGACACCCACGTGCCCCTCTCTCAGACCAACCAGTCCAAGCTCAAGCAGTTCAG AAAGCAGGACTTTCAGCGCAGGAAGGaatacagggaggagatgagggagatccaggagagagtgaaggggaggCCTCTGCTGTTGGAGCAGGTCGCACAG ATGAATGCCAAACATGCTGCAGAGaagcactacacagacaccctGCGAGGCTGTGGAGTGAGTGAGGACTTTGTCAGTGGCAAGGTGCCCAAGTCCCAGCGGCCAGGTGGCCAAGACTCTGCATGCAGGACCTCCTTCTCCAGTGACTCCAAACAAAG TGACAAGGATGAGACCGATACACCAGCTATTTACAACACGGTCTTCCAGGATGACTACCCAGACAATTATGAAGACAGCTTTGCTGACCAAGAACTGGAAGGAGAGCAGGAGGCTGAGAAAGATGAATTAAAGtacatgaaagaggaggatgaaggccaTGACGAAGTAGGGCGGGAGAGGGAGGACATTGGGCGTTATTCAGATGATTGTGATTATTCAGATGACCATTACTCAGATGATGATGACCATTACTCAGATGCCAATGAGCATTACTTGCCCCTGGACGATGAAAAGAATGAAGGGAGTGACATCATCAAAAGGCCCAAGAGTACAGAGAGCAGCCCAAGCTATAGAAGCGGCCAGTACAGCCGAAACAGTCAGAAGTCAGAGAGTGATAGGGAAAACACCGCAATAGCAGACAAGAAAAATGACGAGGATGACTGA
- the LOC110485112 gene encoding exportin-1, producing the protein MPANMTMLADHAARQLLDFSQKLDINLLDNVVNSMYYDIGSQQRMAQEVLTNLKDHPDAWTRVDTILEFSQNMKTKYYALQILETVIKTRWKILPRNQCEGIKKYVVGLIIKTSSDAANVEKDGVYIAKLNMILVQILKQEWPKHWPTFISDIVGASRTSESLCQNNMIILKLLSEEVFDFSSGQMTQVKAKHLKDSMCNEFSQIFQLCQFVMENSQNAPLVQATLETLLRFLNWIPLGYIFETKLISTLVYKFLNVPMFRNVTLKCLTEIAGVSVNQYEEQFVNLFTLTMDQLKQMLPLNTNIRLAYSNGKDDEQNFIQNLSLFLCTFLKEHGQLIEKRPNLRETLVEALHYMLLVSEVEETEIFKICLEYWNHLAAELYRESPFSTSTSPLLSGSQHFDVPPRRHLYLPVLSKVRTLMVSRMAKPEEVLVVENDQGEVVREFMKDTDSINLYKNMRETLVYLTHLDYADTERIMTEKLHNQVNGTEWSWRNLNTLCWAIGSISGAMHEEDEKRFLVTVIKDLLGLCEQKRGKDNKAIIASNIMYIVGQYPRFLRAHWKFLKTVVNKLFEFMHETHDGVQDMACDTFIKIAQKCRRHFVQVQVGEVMPFIDEILNNINTIICDLQPQQVHTFYEAVGYMIGAQTDQAVQEHLIEKYMLLPNQVWDSIIQQATKNVDILKDAETVRQLGSILKTNVRACKAVGHPFVVQLGRIYLDMLNVYKCLSENISSAIQTNGEMVTKQPLIRSMRTVKRETLKLISGWVSRSNDPQMVGENFVPPLLEAVLIDYQRNVPAAREPEVLSTMATIVNKLGGHITGEIPKIFDAVFECTLNMINKDFEEYPEHRTHFFYLLQAVNSQCFPAFLSIPPAQFKLVLDSIIWAFKHTMRNVADTGLQILYTLLQNVAQEEAAAQSFYQTYFCDILQHIFSVVTDTSHTAGLTMHASILAYMFNLVEEGKISTSLNPASQNNQGYVQEYVANLLKTAFPHLQDAQVKVFVTGLFSLNQDIPAFKEHLRDFLVQIKEFAGEDTTDLFLEERETSLRQAQEEKHKLQMSVPGILNPHELPEEMCD; encoded by the exons ATGCCAGCAAACATGACAATGTTGGCGGATCATGCAGCAAGACAGCTGCTAGACTTCAGTCAAAAGCTGGACATCAATCTGCTGGACAATGTAGTCAACTCCATGTACTATGACATTGGATCACAG CAACGCATGGCCCAGGAGGTGCTGACCAACCTCAAGGATCACCCGGACGCATGGACACGAGTCGACACCATCCTGGAGTTTTCTCAGAACATGAAGACTAAA TACTATGCACTGCAAATTCTGGAGACTGTGATCAAGACACGCTGGAAGATTCTTCCAAGAAATCAATGTGAAG GAATAAAGAAGTATGTCGTTGGTCTGATTATCAAGACCTCATCTGATGCCGCAAATGTTGAG AAAGATGGAGTGTACATTGCAAAACTTAACATGATCCTCgtacag ATCCTGAAGCAGGAGTGGCCCAAGCACTGGCCTACCTTCATCAGTGACATCGTGGGTGCTAGCCGCACCAGCGAGAGTCTGTGTCAGAACAACATGATCATCCTCAAGCTGCTCAGTGAGGAGGTCTTTGACTTCTCCAGTGGACAGATGACCCAGGTCAAGGCCAAGCACCTGAAAGACAG TATGTGCAATGAATTCTCGCAAATATTCCAGCTCTGCCAGTTTGTCATG GAAAACTCCCAGAATGCCCCTCTGGTCCAAGCCACACTCgagactctcctgcgtttcctgaACTGGATCCCCCTGGGGTACATATTTGAGACCAAATTGATCAGCACTCTGGTGTACAAG TTCTTGAACGTGCCCATGTTCCGCAACGTGACGCTGAAGTGTCTGACGGAGATCGCCGGCGTGAGTGTCAACCAGTATGAGGAGCAGTTTGTCAACCTCTTCACGCTCACCATGGATCAGCTCAAACAG ATGCTCCCCCTGAACACCAACATCCGCCTGGCATATTCCAATGGTAAGGACGACGAGCAGAACTTCATCCAGAACCTCAGCCTGTTCCTCTGCACCTTCCTGAAAGAGCATGGACAGCTCATCGAGAAGAGGCCCAACCTTAGGGAGACACTCGTGGAG gCTTTGCACTACATGCTGCTCGTGTCTGAGGTGGAGGAGACAGAGATCTTTAAGATCTGTCTGGAGTACTGGAACCACCTGGCGGCCGAGCTCTACAGGGAGAGCcccttctccacctccacctcccccctGCTTTCTGGGAGCCAGCACTTTGACGTGCCGCCACGCCGGCACCTCTACCTGCCCGTGCTCTCCAAG GTGCGTACGCTGATGGTGAGCCGAATGGCCAAACCAGAGGAAGTTCTGGTGGTGGAGAACGACCAGGGCGAGGTGGTCCGAGAGTTCATGAAGGACACAGACTCAATCAACCTCTATAAGAACATGAGAGAGACACTGG tttacCTGACCCATTTGGACTATGCGGACACGGAGCGCATCATGACGGAGAAGCTGCACAACCAGGTCAACGGGACAGAGTGGTCGTGGAGGAACCTGAACACGCTATGCTGGGCTATCGGCTCCATCAGCGGGGCCATGCACGAGGAGGACGAGAAGCGCTTCCTGGTCACCGTCATCAAG GACCTGCTGGGTCTCTGTGAGCAGAAGAGGGGGaaggacaacaaagccatcaTCGCCTCAAACATCATGTACATCGTGGGCCAGTACCCACGCTTCCTCCGAGCCCACTGGAAGTTCCTCAAGACTGTTGTTAACAAGCTCTTTGAGTTCATGCACG AGACTCACGATGGCGTGCAGGACATGGCGTGCGACACCTTCATCAAGATAGCCCAGAAGTGCCGGCGCCACTTTGTCCAGGTGCAGGTGGGCGAGGTGATGCCCTTCATCGACGAGATCCTCAacaacatcaacaccatcatctgtGACCTCCAGCCCCAACAG GTGCACACGTTCTACGAGGCGGTGGGCTACATGATTGGGGCCCAGACGGACCAGGCCGTGCAAGAGCACCTCATCGAGAAGTACATGCTGCTACCCAACCAGGTGTGGGACAGCATCATCCAACAGGCCACCAAG aaTGTGGACATCCTGAAGGATGCAGAGACCGTGCGTCAGCTGGGCAGCATCCTGAAGACCAACGTGCGGGCTTGCAAGGCCGTGGGTCATCCCTTCGTGGTGCAGCTAGGACGGATCTACCTGGACATGCTCAATGTCTACAAGTGTCTGAGTGAGAACATCTCCTCTGCCATCCAGACCAACG GAGAGATGGTGACCAAGCAGCCCCTGATCCGGAGCATGAGGACGGTGAAGAGAGAAACGCTCAAGCTGATCTCAGGTTGGGTCAGCCGCTCCAACGACCCACAAATG GTGGGGGAGAACTTTGTCCCGCCCCTGCTGGAGGCCGTACTCATCGACTACCAGCGCAACGTCCCTGCCGCCAGAGAGCCTGAGGTGCTCAGCACCATGGCGACCATCGTCAATAAACTGGGCGGACACATCACAGGGGAGATCCCGAAGATCTTCGACGCAGTCTTCGAGTGCACTTTGAACATGATCAATAAA GACTTTGAGGAGTACCCAGAGCATAGGACACATTTCTTCTACCTCCTCCAAGCTGTGAACTCGCAGTGCTTCCCGGCCTTCCTTTCCATTCCCCCGGCCCAGTTCAAACTGGTTCTGGACTCCATTATCTGGGCTTTCAAACACACCATGAGGAATGTTGCAGACACTG GTCTGCAGATTCTTTACACCCTGCTGCAGAACGTGGCCCAGGAGGAGGCTGCCGCACAGAGCTTCTACCAGACCTATTTCTGTGACATCCTCCAGCACATCTTCTCTGTCGTCACAGATACCTCGCATACAGCAG GGCTAACCATGCACGCGTCCATCCTGGCATACATGTTCAACCTGGTGGAGGAGGGTAAAATCAGCACCTCCCTCAACCCAGCCAGCCAGAACAACCAGGGCTACGTTCAGGAGTATGTGGCCAACCTGCTCAAGACAGCCTTCCCCCATCTACAAGA TGCCCAGGTGAAGGTGTTTGTAACAGGTCTATTCAGCTTGAACCAGGATATCCCCGCTTTCAAGGAGCACCTGAGGGACTTCCTGGTGCAGATCAAG GAGTTTGCTGGCGAGGACACCACAGACCTGTTCCTGGAGGAGCGGGAGACGTCGCTGCGGCAGGCCCAGGAGGAGAAACACAAGCTGCAGATGTCCGTCCCCGGCATCCTCAACCCCCATGAGCTCCCTGAGGAGATGTGCGACTGA